The DNA sequence GAGCGGCTGAGCTCGTCGATGCGACAGCGATCGAGCTGCTGCGCTGGACCGACGAGAACTTCGGCGGGGACGGCGCCTGCGGTTACGTGGTGGCGTCGAACATGGCGGACGCGGTGCTCATCGACATGGCCGCCAAGGTTCGCCCCGGAGTTCCGGTGTTGTTCTTGGACACGGGTTACCACTTTGCGGAAACCATCGGCACCCGCGACGCCACGATGGCGTCCTACGACATCGACATGGTGAATGTCGAGCCGGAGCAGACCGTGGCCGAGCAGGACGCCGCCTACGGCAAAGATCTGTTCGCCAGTGATCCTGCGACGTGTTGCCGGCTGCGCAAGGTCGAGCCATTAGCCAGGACACTTCGCAACTACTCGGCATGGGTGACCGGTTTGCGCCGGGTAGAGGCGCCGACCCGCGCCAACGCGCCGCTGATCTCCTACGACGAACAGTTCCACCTGGTCAAGATCAATCCGATCGCCGCCTGGTCGGACCAAGATATGGCGGACTACATCGCTGAGCATCACGTGCTGGTCAACCCGCTGGTGGACGAGGGTTATCCGTCGATCGGCTGCGCTCCGTGCACCGCCAAGCCGGCGCCGGGTTCAGATCCGCGCAGCGGGCGCTGGCAGGGTAGCAACAAGACCGAATGCGGGCTGCACTCCTCATGACCCCGCTCATTCTGGCCGCTCACGGGAGCAGAGATCCGCGATCGGCGGCGAACCTACGCGCCGTAGCCGACCGGTTGGCCGAGAGTCGCCCGCGCCTGGACGTGCGGGTGGCGTTCTTGGAGCACAATGCGCCGAGTCTCCGGGACGTTCTTGCCGCGTTGCCGATCGGGCGGCAGGCAGTGCTCACGCCGTTCCTGCTGTCGAGCGCCTACCACGCCCGCATCGACATTCCCGAACAGGTGAAAAATTGCCGAACAGCTCTGCGCAATGCGGACCCGCTCGGTGAGGACGACCGGTTGATCACCGTGATGCACGACCGGTTGGCGGAACTGGGCGTCTCCAAATTCGACACTGAGCTCGGCGTGGTGGTGACCGCGGTCGGTTCTTCGGTTGCCGAGGCGAATGCCCGGACGGTGCAGGTAGCTTCCAAGCTGGCCGCCGATACCTGTTGGGCCGCGGCGACGACCGCGTTCGTGACCGGGTCGGGCAAGACTCCGGAGCAAGCCGTAGACGAGTTGCGTCGACGGGGGATCCGTCGGGTGGCGATCACACCCTGGTTCCTGGCTCCGGGCCTTCTGCTCGACCGTGTGGCGAAATTCGCTGCGGAGAGCAAGATTCCGCTTGCGGAACCGTTGGGGGCGCATCCGCTCGTCGCCGAGACGGTGGCGAACCGCTACGACCGGGCGCTGGCTCAGCCGGCCGCCGCCTGATCCTAGCAACGCCAACCACTTCGATGCCCGCTGCGACCAAGAGCGGCAATGAATCGAGAATCGACAGGACTTTCAATGCCCGACATCAACAGTCCCGCCACGGTGACCATCACCGACGCTTCCTTCGCCTCGGAGGTGCTGTCGAGCAAACTCCCTGTCCTCGTTGACTTCTGGGCTACCTGGTGCGGCCCGTGCAAGATGGTCGCCCCGGTGCTCGAAGAGATAGCCGGAGAGAAGGCCGACCAGCTCGTCGTCGCCAAACTCGATGTCGACGCCAATCCCGAGACCGCCCGGCAGTTCCAGATCTCTTCGATCCCGACGCTGATCCTGTTCAAGGACGGTAATCCGGTAACCCGGATCACCGGCACCAAGGGCAAGGCGGCGCTGTTGCGGGCACTCGCCGAACACGAGTGACCGGCTACCCGCCGTGGCAGGACGGGGCATCGTGAACCGACGGGCCCGCATAGCCAACACCTTTTTCTGGCCGCCGGCGCAGCCCGCATCGAGCTGATGCCCCGCGGGGAATCCGCCGGGCACATTCGTCGGCGCATGCGCCCACCCCGGGAAGGCTCGGAAGCCGGTTCCCACGGCACGTGGCATCTCGGCCGCTGCATCCGATGCCCAGGCCGGCGGGACCGTTGCCCGACGAATAGGCAAGCGTCGGTTCCCGTATCAGCGGGCTTCTTCTCCGGAGATCGGCAGTCCGACCAACACGTCACCGGCCACCGCACTTGCCGAGGACCGCGGCTCCGGCTCCGCGGCAGTTCGGCCCGACATGACCGACCGACTGGCATAGGGGCGGCGCACGTATGCCAGCCAGGTGATCGCGGCGGCCGCGGCGTAGATCACCAAGAACAGGCAGAAAGCCGATGTGTCCGATCCGGTGCTGCGGTACGACGCGCGCAAAGCCATGTCAACGCCGACCCCGCCGGCCGCCCCGGCCGCCGCGGCAAATCCGATCAACGCCCCTGACGTGTTCCGCGACCAATGGCGGCGTTCGGTTTCATCAATTCCGGGTCCAAGCGAGTGACTGCGCGCTTCAATGACCGCGGGAATCATCTTGAACACCGAGCCCTTGCCGAATCCGGCCAGCGTGAACAGGCAGAGCAAGCACGCGACATATCCGACCATGGTGCCGGTGGTTGTACCGCCCGCAGAGTGATCACTGCGGATACTGATGGCGACCAATGCGGCTGTGGTGGCGATCATCCCGACGAAGACGACAAGGGTGACCCTGCTGCCGCCGACCCGGTCTGCCAGTCGACCACCGTAGATCCGCGACAGCGCCCCCAGCAGCGGCCCGATCCAGGCGAACTGGGCAGCGTGTAATGACGCCGCCTTGGCGGCTTGTCCTGCAGCGATGAAATTGACCGTCAGCACTTGGCCGAACGCGAACGAGAATCCGATGAACGTCCCGAAGGTGCCGACGTAGAGCAGCGCGAGGACCCAGGTATCAGGCACGCGCATGACGTCCCCCAGCGTCTCCACCTCGATCGCGTGGTCCAGGTTGTCCATCAACAGCGCCGCCGCTATCGCCACGGCCACCGAAAGAACCAGGTAGATGCCACATACCCAGTACGGTTTGCTCCCGACGGTGCTGAGGACCAGCAGGCCCACCACTTGGACGCCGGCCACCCCGAGGTTACCGATGCCGGCGCTGAGACCCAAAGCCCCGCCCTTGAGCCGTTGCGGGTAAAAGGCGTTGATGTTGGCCAGCGATGCCGCGTAGTTGGCGCCTCCGCATCCCGTTAGTGCGGCGCACATCACGTACATCCACAGCGGTTGGCCCGGGTTGGCCAACAGGAGGATGGTCCAGACGCTCGGGATGAGCAGCAGCAACGCCGAGAACACCGTCCAGTTGCGGCCACCGTAGCGCGCAATCGCCAGGGTGTACGGGATCCGGAGCGCGGCCCCGGTCAAGGTGGCGGTGGCAGTGATCAGCAACTTGTCGCCGGTCGAGAGCCCGTACTCGGATTCCGGCATGAACAGCACCATGACCGACCAGAGCGCCCAGATCGAGAAGGCGACGTGGTCGGCGGCCATCATGCACAACAGGTTGCGCCGCGCGATATTCTTGTTGCCGCCTTCCCACGCAGCAATATCTTCAGGATTCCAATCGAAAATTTGATGACTGTGCGTCATTCAAACTCCTAGCAGCCGAAAGCGGGTCGCCGTGGACAGTACGCCCGCTAGGTCATGGGCTCCGTAATAATTGCTGTCGATTACCAGTGAGCGCCTGCCTCGGCAAATCAAAGAACTATCACCATCAGAATTCTCAGGCGAGCGGATGCTTATCATGCACTTAGCCGGCGCAAGAAAGCATCCCTGGTCACATTTAAGCAGCTCAAGGTATGGTCCAAGCAACTTCTCCGCGGCTTCGACCGCCCCGATGAATCACAACAGTCAATTGTCACAAGCCCTCGTTGACCCGGTGTGGCATTAGGCCAATTGCGTCGCAAAAGCTATACCTCAGCACTTTGTGACCCTACAGCATTTGGTTGTGTGTGAGGAATGCGTTACCCCTTCGTCACGGAATGACGTGCACCGCCTGAGGTAGGCTCACGGCGAGATCACTGATCAAATACGTTTTACCGATATCTGCTGACGGCGGAGGCCGGTTCGAACCGAAAGGCCCACAATGTCTGCCACCACCAGGGTCCACGACGTGATTGTCATCGGTTCCGGTCCAGCCGGCTACACGGCTGCCCTGTACACCGCACGTGCGCAATTGGCGCCGCTGGTATTCGAGGGCACATCGTTCGGCGGTGCGCTGATGACCACCACCGAGGTGGAGAACTACCCGGGATTCCCCGAAGGGATCACCGGCCCCGAGTTAATGGATCGGATGCGAGAGCAGGCGCTGCGATTCGGGTCGGAACTGCGCACCGAAGACATCGACTCGGTATCCCTGGCCGGCCCGGTCAAATCGGTTGTCACCGCCGACGGCGAAACCCATCGAGCACGGGCCGTCATCCTGGCGATGGGTGCGGCGGCGCGGTACTTGAATGTCCCCGGCGAACAAGCACTGCTCGGGCGCGGGGTGAGTTCGTGCGCGACGTGTGACGGATTCTTCTTCCGCGACCAGGACATCGCAGTAATCGGTGGCGGCGACTCGGCGATGGAGGAGGCCGTCTTCCTGACCCGATTCGCCCGCAGCGTGACACTCGTCCACCGCCGTAACGAGTTCCGCGCCTCCCGAATCATGGTGACCCGGGCCCGCGCCGAGGGCAAGATCCGGTTCGTCACCAACAACACGGTGGTCGCCGTCGAAGGCGGCGACACGGTCACCGGACTGCGCTTGCGCGACACCGCGGGTGTCGAATCGGTACTCCCGGTGACCGGTGTGTTCGTCGCGATCGGCCACGACCCGCGTTCGGCATTGGTACGCGATCAGGTGGCAGTCGACGCCGACGGCTACGTGTTGGCCCAGCCCGGCAGTACCCGCACGTCGCTGGAAGGCGTTTTCGCGGCCGGCGACCTGATGGACCGCAGGTATCGCCAGGCGGTCACCGCCGCCGCTTCGGGTTGCGCAGCCGCTATCGACACCGAGCGCTGGCTGGCCGAGGGCAATCCACCGACGGCGACGCCTGCCGTGGGAGGCGTGGGCGCCTCGACCGACAGCGGCCTGCTCGAAGCACTGCCGTGAGTGGCGGACGGTGCACGGCCCACCGACGCGCGACGGCGTGGGGAGAGCGATTTGGCCCGCTAACCGCAAGGATGACGTGTTGTGTTCAACGTGCTGTTCTACTCACCGCGGATCCCGCCCAATACCGGCAACGCAATCCGCATGGTGGCGGCCACCGGCGCGCAACTGCATCTGGTCGAGCCGCTGGGCTTCGACCTGTCCGAGCCCAAGCTGCGCCGCGCCGGGCTGGACTACCACGACCTGGCTTGGGTGCGAGTGCACGCGTCGCTGCCGTCGGCATGGGAGGCGCTAGGTGACGGCCGGGTGTTCGCGTTCACCGCCGGCGCCCACATCCCCTACACCGATGTGAGCTATCAGCCCGGCGACGTGCTGATGTTCGGCCCCGAACCCACCGGCTTGGACGAGGCGACACTGGCCGACCCACACATCACCGCTCGAGTGCGCATCCCAATGCTGGCCGGGCGGCGGTCACTGAATCTGTCGAACGCCGCCGCCGTCGCGGTCTACGAGGCGTGGCGCCAGCACGGGTTCGCCGACGGGGTGTAGCCACCTTCAGCCCAGCCTCCGGGTGAGGCCGCTCCCCCAGCGGCATGGGCGACCGGCAGACCGAGTCCGCAAGGCGACGTACTTGTCACCACTCGGCGAGACCGTGTACGGTCTTGTCCATACCCTTACCCCCTAGGGGTATAGATAAAGGGAGGAACTCATGACGTCGGCGACGGCAGTGGATTGGCACTTGCGAGGCGAGTGGTTTGACGTGTGCAGCTGCAAGCTGCCCTGCCCGTGCAGTTTCGCCCAGGAACCCACCCACGGAGACTGCCTGTTCACCCTGGTTTGGCAGGTCCACGAGGGGCACTACGGCGACATCGATCTCGCCGGCCTGGGCGTGATCGCCCTCGGTGAGTTCGAGGGAAACATGTGGGTCGACGATCCCGACACCACGATGAAATTGATGTTTTACATCGACGCCAAAGCGGACACGGACCAGCGCTACGCCCTCGAGCGCATCTTCACTGGGAAAGCGGGCGGTTGGCCGGGCGAATTCGGCAGCCTGATCGGCACGCTGGACAAGATCGAGTACGCACCGATCGCCTTTGAAGCCGCCGATGATCTGGCGTACTGGCGCGCGGAGATACCGGGCAAGGTCGACGTACGTGTCGAGGCGCTCACGGGCCCGACGTCGGATCCGAACCGGCGGGTCACCACCGTCAACGCACCAGGCGCGGAGGTCGGCCCGGGCCAGGTGGCGACGTGGGGCGTAGTCAAACGCGACCAGGCAAAGGGTTTCGACTACTCCCACGAATACCGCGGCGGCTCAAGCAAACACTTCCCCTTCGACTGGCAACCGCACCCGGATAGCCCAGGAGCTGAGCAGGACAGTGCGGGCGTTGACAGTCGTTCAGGCTGCCATTGCGGCACCTAAAGCACCGCAGAAGAAGCGATTTCACCACCACCGAAAGGAAAGACGATGGGAATCTTCCGCAAACTCAGCACCAAGTTCGGTGAGCACAAGCGCCGAGTTGCCGCCACATCGGCCTACACCGGCATCGCGGTGGCAGTCTTCGTCGCCGGAGCCTGGGCAGGGTCATCCGGAGCACTCACCTTGGGCCCGACTCCGGCTATGACGTCGCACGCCATGCATGCACCCGAGGCCAACGGCCATGAACCCGAGGAATCATGCTGCGACAAGCCGATGCCCGACGGCGCGATGGGCCCCAACATGATGAAGCACGGCGAGATGGGCCACGACGAGATGGGCCCGAACATGAAGAAGCACGGCGAGATGGGCCACGACGAGATGGGCCCGAACATGAAGAAGCACGGCGAGATGCCACGCGACGAAATGGGGCCCAACAAGCCTATGAAGCCAGGCATGCCCATGCACAAGTCGGACAAGAAGTGCTGCGACAAGCCGTGATTCGCGACCGGAAAGGGAGCCCTCGTGCTTGACACCATCAATGGCCTACCGGTACATCCGCTGCTTGCACACCTGGTCGCGACCTTGGTTCCCGTGACCGCCCTACTGGCCGTACTTGCCGTGCTCTGGCCCGGCGCACGACGCCGCATCAGTGGCACCGCGTTGTTCGTCGCGGTGGGCACGCTGATCGCGATCCCGCTGACCACGACGGCCGGCAGCCGGCTCCAGCAACGGGTGATGGGAGGTGAGATCCTCCAGCGTCACGCCGCGCTAGGGGCTCAGCTGGTCCTGTGGTCCGCGCTGCTCACCATCGCCATGATCGGGTGGTGGGCGCTGCATACCCCACTGTTTGCCGACGAAGTGGGCACGATGTCACCGGCGATCCGTCGCATCGGCATCACCGTCACCGGAGCAGGCACTCTGGTGTTCGCGGCCGCGTCGACGTGGCTGGTCATCCGCATCGGCCACACCGGCGCTCAGTCGATGTGGGGCGGCATGGGATGTTGACGATAAGTGTTGGGTTCGCTTGGCCCGGAACCTGGTTGGGATACTCACCCAGACCCGGACCTCACCAACTGTCCCAGTGCGCCACCTGCTCGGCCGGCAGCCGCTGGGCCGGCTTGAAGTCGGTGCCCTTGGTGTAGGCGATCGGGAACAGCCCGCCCTGGCTGTACTCCTCGTACGGGATGCCGAGCACCTCGGCGGCCTGCTTCTCGCCGTCCCCGAGCAGGTGCAGCGTCGTCCAACAGGAACCCAGTCCACGGTTGCGCAACGCCAGGCAGTAGCTCCACGCGGCCGGGAACAGCGACGCCCAGAACGACGCACTGAGCCCCAGTCCTCCCGTCTCGGGCCGGCCCTCCAGACACGGGATCATCAGCACCGGTACGTCCTGCAGGTTCTCCGCCAGATATTTGGCTGAGCCGCTGACGAACTCCATCCGTTCGCTGCGCACGTCGCCGTCGCCGTAGTCGGGCTTCATCCGGTTCAGATACGGCATGGCGTTCGCCCGGTAGATGTCGGCGAGCGCCTGCTTCTTGACCGGGTCGGTGACAAACATCCACTGCCAGCCCTGAGCGTTGGATCCGGTGGGCGCCTGCAGAGCGATCTCAAGACACTCCATCAGCACCTCGCGGGGAACCGGCTTGTCGAGATCGAGGCGTTTGCGGACCGATCGCGTGGTGGTCAGGACTTCGTCGGCGGACAAGTTGAGGTTCATGGATGGAGGTTACCGTCGATGCCTACCGGAAATCCCGAGAGCGCGAACTCACAGTCAACTCAAGAGAGCCCAGCCGATCGGCCAGCACGGTGACCGCCCCGCTGGCGTTCTGCACCCGCCCGCGGATCAGCAGTGCCATCGCGGTCT is a window from the Mycobacterium sp. SVM_VP21 genome containing:
- a CDS encoding sirohydrochlorin chelatase, with product MTPLILAAHGSRDPRSAANLRAVADRLAESRPRLDVRVAFLEHNAPSLRDVLAALPIGRQAVLTPFLLSSAYHARIDIPEQVKNCRTALRNADPLGEDDRLITVMHDRLAELGVSKFDTELGVVVTAVGSSVAEANARTVQVASKLAADTCWAAATTAFVTGSGKTPEQAVDELRRRGIRRVAITPWFLAPGLLLDRVAKFAAESKIPLAEPLGAHPLVAETVANRYDRALAQPAAA
- the trxB gene encoding thioredoxin-disulfide reductase, producing MSATTRVHDVIVIGSGPAGYTAALYTARAQLAPLVFEGTSFGGALMTTTEVENYPGFPEGITGPELMDRMREQALRFGSELRTEDIDSVSLAGPVKSVVTADGETHRARAVILAMGAAARYLNVPGEQALLGRGVSSCATCDGFFFRDQDIAVIGGGDSAMEEAVFLTRFARSVTLVHRRNEFRASRIMVTRARAEGKIRFVTNNTVVAVEGGDTVTGLRLRDTAGVESVLPVTGVFVAIGHDPRSALVRDQVAVDADGYVLAQPGSTRTSLEGVFAAGDLMDRRYRQAVTAAASGCAAAIDTERWLAEGNPPTATPAVGGVGASTDSGLLEALP
- a CDS encoding nitroreductase family protein, which produces MNLNLSADEVLTTTRSVRKRLDLDKPVPREVLMECLEIALQAPTGSNAQGWQWMFVTDPVKKQALADIYRANAMPYLNRMKPDYGDGDVRSERMEFVSGSAKYLAENLQDVPVLMIPCLEGRPETGGLGLSASFWASLFPAAWSYCLALRNRGLGSCWTTLHLLGDGEKQAAEVLGIPYEEYSQGGLFPIAYTKGTDFKPAQRLPAEQVAHWDSW
- the trxA gene encoding thioredoxin, which encodes MPDINSPATVTITDASFASEVLSSKLPVLVDFWATWCGPCKMVAPVLEEIAGEKADQLVVAKLDVDANPETARQFQISSIPTLILFKDGNPVTRITGTKGKAALLRALAEHE
- a CDS encoding tRNA (cytidine(34)-2'-O)-methyltransferase gives rise to the protein MFNVLFYSPRIPPNTGNAIRMVAATGAQLHLVEPLGFDLSEPKLRRAGLDYHDLAWVRVHASLPSAWEALGDGRVFAFTAGAHIPYTDVSYQPGDVLMFGPEPTGLDEATLADPHITARVRIPMLAGRRSLNLSNAAAVAVYEAWRQHGFADGV
- a CDS encoding MFS transporter — encoded protein: MTHSHQIFDWNPEDIAAWEGGNKNIARRNLLCMMAADHVAFSIWALWSVMVLFMPESEYGLSTGDKLLITATATLTGAALRIPYTLAIARYGGRNWTVFSALLLLIPSVWTILLLANPGQPLWMYVMCAALTGCGGANYAASLANINAFYPQRLKGGALGLSAGIGNLGVAGVQVVGLLVLSTVGSKPYWVCGIYLVLSVAVAIAAALLMDNLDHAIEVETLGDVMRVPDTWVLALLYVGTFGTFIGFSFAFGQVLTVNFIAAGQAAKAASLHAAQFAWIGPLLGALSRIYGGRLADRVGGSRVTLVVFVGMIATTAALVAISIRSDHSAGGTTTGTMVGYVACLLCLFTLAGFGKGSVFKMIPAVIEARSHSLGPGIDETERRHWSRNTSGALIGFAAAAGAAGGVGVDMALRASYRSTGSDTSAFCLFLVIYAAAAAITWLAYVRRPYASRSVMSGRTAAEPEPRSSASAVAGDVLVGLPISGEEAR
- a CDS encoding phosphoadenylyl-sulfate reductase — protein: MGDPSRRGGIALSNQEDTLDESKLRELADRGAAELVDATAIELLRWTDENFGGDGACGYVVASNMADAVLIDMAAKVRPGVPVLFLDTGYHFAETIGTRDATMASYDIDMVNVEPEQTVAEQDAAYGKDLFASDPATCCRLRKVEPLARTLRNYSAWVTGLRRVEAPTRANAPLISYDEQFHLVKINPIAAWSDQDMADYIAEHHVLVNPLVDEGYPSIGCAPCTAKPAPGSDPRSGRWQGSNKTECGLHSS